One genomic region from Shewanella aestuarii encodes:
- a CDS encoding FeoA family protein, producing MKLSELNPGENATICQIGHLSLPQTVKRKLLSMGITPNTHFSLLRRAPMGSGVELDLRGSKICMRKDLADVIEVVKA from the coding sequence ATGAAGCTTAGTGAGTTAAACCCGGGTGAAAATGCGACCATATGTCAAATCGGTCATTTATCACTCCCACAAACAGTGAAGCGCAAACTGCTTTCCATGGGGATTACTCCCAATACTCACTTTAGTTTGCTTCGCCGAGCGCCGATGGGCTCAGGGGTAGAACTTGACTTGCGTGGCAGCAAAATTTGCATGCGTAAAGATTTAGCTGATGTTATCGAGGTAGTTAAAGCATGA